CTTTTGGAGTTAATCTCTCAGGTTAATTCCTTTAGAGCTGCATGTAAAGCTCTTGGAGTTTCTCCATCAACGTACTGGGAAAAAATAAAGAGTTTAGAAGAAAAGTTGGGTATCTCTTTGGTTATATCTGTTAGAGGAGGGAGGAAGAAGGGAATAACAATTTTGACAGATTTTGCTAAGGAACTTCTGAAGGAGTACAAAGAAATTAGGGAAAGAGCAATAGTATCACTATATGAATACTAAGTCGTG
The window above is part of the Thermococcus sp. 21S9 genome. Proteins encoded here:
- a CDS encoding winged helix-turn-helix domain-containing protein, which encodes CRALYLNPYGNFSKCPLSRFEVNYRKITREDLRKMLFSSCAINRNIIGLSPKIQVSFVTKDGVEIPGEILELLELISQVNSFRAACKALGVSPSTYWEKIKSLEEKLGISLVISVRGGRKKGITILTDFAKELLKEYKEIRERAIVSLYEY